A region of the Apium graveolens cultivar Ventura chromosome 6, ASM990537v1, whole genome shotgun sequence genome:
ttccttgaaacaaAGTAACTTGTCTATTTCTGAGTATTATACTGCCTTGAGTAGCCTATGGGAGGAAATTGAATCCATGAATAGCTTGCCCACACTTACTACTATCACCCCTGAGATTGCTAATTTTTTAGCTGCTATTAATACCATGAAAGAGGAAGCAAAATTGTTTCAATTTCTAAATGGTCTTGACGATAAGTACGGGGCTCAACGTAGTCAATTGTTGATGATGACTCCCCTTCCAACTGTTGAAATGGCATGTTCATCTATTCAACAAGAGGAGGCCCAAAGGGATGTTTTACGTAACACTGATAATTATGTTGTTGAAGCTTCTGCTATGTATAGCAGTAGATCTGGGGAAAGATTTGTTGATAAAGGAGTGTGCACGGTGTGTGGAGCAAAGGGTCATTCTGGAGAAAGATGTTGGACTATTGTGGGCTACCCCAAGTGGCACCACAAGCACAAAAAATTACCTGCTAAAGGGACATCAAAACCTAATGCTCATAGAACCAACTCTGCACGGATGAGTAACAATTCTCAGAGCTCGTTTGGGAGAGATGATGTTCACATCACTTCACAATAATTAGAGCAGCTATTAAAATTGCTACCTGGCAAACATAGTGAATCTGGAAGAGGGTCGGAAACTGATGAAGAATTGGAGTGTGGATTTTCTGGCATGGTGTCAAGTTGTATGCTGGCAAAAGGGCGTGGAGATTGGATCATGGATTCTGGAGCAAGTGACCATATGACAGCTGATCTGAGTCAACTGAACAATGTCAAGCCAGCACCACCTCATTACACAATCAACTTACCTACAGGAGCAGCCACAGTCATTTCACATGTTGGTGATTTACAGTTGTCAAATGGCTTGAAGTTGTTGAATGTCCTGTATGTTCCTCAGTTTCAACACAATCTTATGTCTATACACAAGCTGGCTAAGGATAACAACTGTGAAGTACTATTTCATCATGCCACATGTACTATCCAAGATGCTATCACAAAGAAGCCTCGAGCCCTTGGACAGGTCAGAGATGGTTTGTATTATCTGGTGACCGTGCCTACATCCCACAACAGTTGCGACTCCAGCCATGTAA
Encoded here:
- the LOC141664465 gene encoding uncharacterized protein LOC141664465; this encodes MAIEGRYTFADMQNPLFLHPSDGPLSISIPKLQGSGDYRSWKRSFEIQLSSKRKLGFVNGTVAQSTTSEAEATQWDTCNNLLERRFSITNGYRKYKLTKDLFSLKQSNLSISEYYTALSSLWEEIESMNSLPTLTTITPEIANFLAAINTMKEEAKLFQFLNGLDDKYGAQRSQLLMMTPLPTVEMACSSIQQEEAQRDVLRNTDNYVVEASAMYSSRSGERFVDKGVCTVCGAKGHSGERCWTIVGYPKWHHKHKKLPAKGTSKPNAHRTNSARMSNNSQSSFGRDDVHITSQ